A segment of the Synechococcus sp. CBW1002 genome:
GGGTGGCCTTGCCCTTGTACATGAACGACTCGGCCAGAGCCGCGCCGGTGTAGGGAGCCAGGTACTGAAGAGCGGCTGCTTCAGAGGCGCTGGCCGCTACCACGATGGTGTAATCCAGGGCGCCCTTCTCGCGCAACACCTCAACCACGTTGGCGACGGAGGCGGCCTTCTGGCCGATCGCGACATAGACGCAGACGACGTCCTGACCCTTCTGGTTGATGATCGTGTCAATGCCGATCGCCGTCTTGCCGGTCTGACGGTCGCCGATGATCAGCTCACGCTGGCCACGACCGATCGGGATCATGGCATCGATGGCTGTGATGCCGGTCTGCATGGGCTCATGCACCGACTTGCGCTGGATGATCCCAGGCGCCATCGATTCGATCAGACGGGTCTCGGTGGTGGCGATCTCACCCTTGCCGTCGATGGGCTGACCCAGGGAGTTCACCACCCGACCCAGCATCGCCTCGCCGACGGGTACTGCGGCGATCTTGCCGGTGGCCTTCACCGTGCTGCCTTCGCGGATGCCGAGCCCCTCGCCCATCAGCACAACGCCGACATTGTCGTCCTCCAAGTTGAGGGCAATGCCTTCGGTGCCGTCCTCAAATTCCACCAACTCGCCGGCCATCACCTGTTGGAGGCCGTAGACGCGGGAAATCCCGTCACCAACCTGCAGAACGGTTCCGACGTTGCTGACCGAGACGGATTTGTCGTAGTCCTCGATCTGCTGCTTGAGGATCGCGCTGATCTCGTCGGGGCGGATGGAAACCATGGGTGGAAATCCCCGGCAGGGGACACGAGGGGAAAAAGGCGGAAGGAGAAACGGGGGGAGCTAGCTCACCTTGGCCAGGGCCAGACCGAGGCGACGAACCTGTCCGGACAGGCTGGCGTCGATCACCTGCGAACCGACACTGACGGTGAAGCCGCCGATCAGAGCGGGATCGACCTTCTGGACGACCTCAACCTGCTCGGTGGCCGCCACGGTT
Coding sequences within it:
- the atpA gene encoding F0F1 ATP synthase subunit alpha yields the protein MVSIRPDEISAILKQQIEDYDKSVSVSNVGTVLQVGDGISRVYGLQQVMAGELVEFEDGTEGIALNLEDDNVGVVLMGEGLGIREGSTVKATGKIAAVPVGEAMLGRVVNSLGQPIDGKGEIATTETRLIESMAPGIIQRKSVHEPMQTGITAIDAMIPIGRGQRELIIGDRQTGKTAIGIDTIINQKGQDVVCVYVAIGQKAASVANVVEVLREKGALDYTIVVAASASEAAALQYLAPYTGAALAESFMYKGKATLVIYDDLTKQAQAYRQMSLLLRRPPGREAYPGDVFYCHSRLLERAAKLSDAMGKGSMTALPIIETQAGDVSAYIPTNVISITDGQVFLSSDLFNSGLRPAINVGISVSRVGGAAQTKAIKKIAGTLKLELAQFDELAAFSQFASDLDAATQKQLARGKRLREILKQPQFSPLILAEQVAVVYAGVKGLIDEVPVESVVQFCRELREYLKTNKPEYISKIQTEKQLSDEAEAMLKDAINEVKSSMLATV